The genomic DNA AGTTTTTAATAAAACCTTAACTACTATGCTTAGTATGTTTGTAAAAGATAACCACAGAGATTGGGATGAGTATTTACCTTATGTGATGATGGCTTATCGAGCAACAGACAATGAAACAACAGGTATGTCTCCAAACTTTCTTATGCTGGGTAGAGAAACTTCTACACCACTAGATTTGGCTTTCGAAATGCCATCTTTTATGAAATCAATTCCTAGGTCACACTGGGTTTGGGAGCTTCAAGAAAAACTAGAAATGGCTCATAATTTGGTACGACAGTATACAGGTAATTCAATCAGAAGACAGAAATGTTTCATGATGTTAAGCTCTCTTTCAATAGGTTTAATCCTGGAGACAAGGTACTAGTGTATTTTCCGGTAAAAAAGGTAGGATGTTCTTCCAAATTTACATCATATTGGAAAGGTCCCTTTCTAGTAAAAGAGAAAATTTCAGATGTCTTGTATAAAATAAACTGTggttttaaaaattcattacaGGTAATTCATGTAAACCGAATACGAAAGATTAAAGATCAGATTCTTTCTGGGCAAGGGACAGAGGTCGAAAAAGAAGCTCAAGAGACCAATACGCATGGCCAAAATGctgaaaatgtgaattttgaaTTTGTTTCAGGTCCAGACATTGAAAACGAAGTTCAAGGGACGAATGCCCGAAACGAAAATACTGAAAACTTGAACACTGAATTTGTTTCAGGGCCAGATATTGAAGAAGTAGACACAAGAACAAGATTTGGTAGAAAAATTAAGAAACCATCTTATTTAAACGAATATGTATTTTCTACTTTCAGAATGGCAAACACAAAacagacaaaaagaaagaaaattgaaaCCCTTTGTCCCTTATGCAAGCACATGATAGATGAAGATAAGTTTGTAGAACACCTATTGTTGTGCAAGAAGAAAAGCTTCTGCTGTGTGCTGTGTAAATTGTTCTTCAAGAAAGAAACCTATCTGAACAAACACAAGAAAAGAGTACATGGGTCAACCAGTGATGCTTTTCCTGGAGGTAGCAATATTGAACAAGAAAGTGGAGGTAAGAGTTGTGATATTCTCACAGACACTGTGCCAAAGAATATGCAAGACAATAAAAGTGGTCTTGAACAAGAGAGTGGGGATAAGAGATGTAATGTTTCCAGAAACATTGTGCCAGAGGATAAACAAGACGATGACAGCAGTAGTAATTCCGACTGGGATCAAGACCCAGATATTGAAATAGACGTTGAAACATGCGAGAAACAGGAACAAAGTCAAAACACTGCAAAGAATGATAAGGCCGGCGAGAATAAAGATTCTAGACTTGTAAATGACAAAAGAGTTGGTAGGATATACAGAAAGAGGACGAATCCAAATCCAGTTATTGCTCCTGTAAAAGTAATGAAAGTGACAGAAGAAAAAGCTGTAGTAAATACACAAAGTGTAGATCAGAACGAAATGTCCGGAGACTTGTCAGATAATGACAACATAGAGCTGTCTGACAGAGAAGATAGAAATGAACTTCCAGAAAACCAGGGTACAGAAGATAGTTCAGTAAAGAAAGAAAAGGATGGGGGTCAAGATGATGGTGTAACCGTACAACATAGTAACAAAGTCGAAGAAGGCTGCAGTGTAAAATATGACTTAGAAAAAGAGAAACTCGAGATTGAGAAACGTAAACTAGATCTAGAAATAGCAAAGTTCGAGTACAAGAAGAGCCTTTTAGATAAGATAACAGACTTAGCATCTAGAATATAAGAGAACTGTGTGTATTGATACTGTATAAGACAGTCTTAATAAGTGTTTACATTTCTTTGTGTGCTTTCGACAAGCAATAAGCTTGCATATTTTATTACGAGAAacgtaataaaaatattttgtttttgaaaggtgTTTTGTTTTATCCATGCGGGACGCATGACCTTCGGAGGCATGGGTAATGTAACGAATATACTACGGTAGTTCAGTCCAGGAGTAGTATAATAATTAGCTTAGGTAGTTgcatagttgtttccctttaattCTGCAACGCCATTTGTACTAAATTACGACAATCCAATTCAGGTGGGTAGTTTCACGTTTTGTGGCCAAAATATATAATCATTCCTATAAATATtggttttatttatatcagaaatGACAACATGTAACTTAAGTCAGGTTAGaatttgtatatacattgtatttctggTGATACAGGTTCAAATAGCTAGACGCTATATAACGTAAGAATAACAGACGCTCATTACTTGAAATGGTAAGATATTAGCCTATCAGAATAAAACACTAGAGGGCGCTACAGACAGTCGTTGTAACCACCAGAGGGCGCTACGGATAGTCGTTATAAAGTGAGTATCACTGAATATTAATTCATTGTTGTGTTGAATTTCGAAGAGGACGTTTCTGCATTCTCATAACGTTATACCTACTATACATTGGCTCAACCGTGTTTTCTATTGGTGCATTGTGCCGTAGGAAGGTTGTGTCAATAATAGTAGACAGAAAACGAGGTTTGCAGACAAATAGTTAAGGTACAGGTAGAAGTTTAGATAGTCTGTTAGTGTTATATAGGGACCGAAACCTGTGATATAAGTCATAGAGGACAGAAACCTACATTGATCCTTTATACTATATAGGGTCTAATCAAAAGCTAGAAAGCTTGGagaaaaattatttatacatttgcGAGGGACGCATGCTTCATTTAcattaattaaacataattatttcaacaacataatcatttaaaaatcatttgtccATAATCAAATAATCATAAGACAAAGAAGTCTGAAGGAAAATTCTATAATATCATATCTATTCCTCGGTGCACGTTACATTGTCAATAGGTCAGTGCTCATCAGAGATGGTGCACTGTGACACATTTACGGCAGGAAGAAAACGGCTAACCCATTGATCGAATTACTAACTCAAAATCCACACCTGCCTTATCGGAGCGGCTAAATATGAGAGGGGTGAGCAGCTACATCTACGAAGATACAAATCACACATTAATCAGTAGATCGCAtttatacggaattccgttagggtcatcgcctttgaatgtgttcatctgaaacgcgatactcgatagtacgatgatgaaacgcgaaataacgaaactacgataacgaaaacgcgacaacatgATGTTAaatacgcgatactacgataacgaaaacgtaaTAATaagatagtacgatgatgataatgtgatATAATGTCGTGTCGCCTATTTTACCATTGcactgtcgcgttttcgttatcataGTATCGTTatttcgcgttatcatcatcgtactgtcgcgttattaccTTCGTACTGTTGTGTtaacaccatcgtactgtcgcataatcattatggcatcatcgccttccggtgcgcatgtgcatgctcaAAATTACAAGATTAGAAGTTATGCTTTTAGAACTACAGTTCCCGCCCTCAAgatagggcgatatgcagattcgaacccgggtcctcatgtatgaaaatcattatttttattgatgATCTCCACTAGCTACAGGTGCCAGTTAGCCAAAAGCAACATAACTAACTATTCATTTTGTATTGGCAACTAAATAGACATTTACAGAGAATGAATTTAAGGAGGCGAACACCTTCAAAAGGctttaaaatataatttgactgcatttctcattcctgtaaaatcatgaataaaattcTGATTAAAGGATATTAACTCTATCCCTTTCGGTTGTTAaccgctttactttttattttgacatgtgaaaactgaaaatgaaatgctatGTATTCTGAAGAAAATCCCCAGACgttgatgcattaaaatgaaaatatgtgccatgcaaactgcaaaaaaaaaaaaaaaaaattcttcgaatatttgcgatgtTCCGATTTCAGCGTGGTTATGCGTCTTATGGAATTCAACATCGATAACTTGAGTTTTACAAAACATGCATTcgcttgaattttattttcagtgtagaaATAAAAGCCATCATATTTGTGCCGAAAACTATCAtcgacatatttgtgaaaatattcgtGTTAGATACAAAAAAACTGTCTGATCATGTTACAATATGACATtctcttttgttgttattaatctTGTACAACATAGAAAACTCATagcgattgacctgcagagtgtttgcaaaataacatatttggttttacctgaaaaaCGTTATACAACCCGTGAACAAGCAACAGAAATCATTTCGAATTTTAACAGTACTAAAGTAGCATGAAAAAATATTACGCAGAACTCTGCTGGGGGAATTCTCCTATGCACATAGGCCACGGAAGgcgatatgatgatgatgacgtgCTAGTACGATggtaataacgcgacagtacgatgatgttgatgcgacagtacgatgatgataacgcgacagtgcgatggtaatagcgcgacagtatgatggtgataacgcaatagtacgatgatgataacgcgacagtacgatagtgacgattgtgataacgcgacagtacgatgatgatgacgcgacaatacgatgatgataacgcaacATTGCGATGGTGatagcgtgacagtacgatggtgataatgcgatagtacgatgatgataacgcgacaatatGATAGTGGTAacgcgaaagtacgatggtgataacgtgatAGTACGgtaatgaaattgcgaaatcacgatactacggtaacgaaaacgcgatcatacgatattacgatggtgaaaacgcgactgTACGATCGTACTATCGCATGATCGTGTTTTCGtcatcgtgttgtcgtgttttcgttatcgtagtttggtgatttcgcgttttcgtcTTCGTAccatcgagtatcgcgtttcagatgaacacattcaaaggcgatggccataacggaattccgtacatttaacgttttaaTGTCGCTTTTGACGGCTAAGTAATTGTGTGTTcgaaagctgtttttttttcacaaaacacaccaatgGCATGTGTGTGGCTCATTGTTGtgtccttattttttaaaattatgtaaaaaaaaaaaaaaaaaaaaaaaagatttatgataTATTGATATGATTCTGATAAATCCTTATTGTACTAGTATTTGGATTAATCGCCCCAAAATGCTATCGAATATTatgtcttatatttatatatatttttgatatgtaCTTTGAATGTGAATAATGTTTGTTAAGCGAGAGAAAGAGAAATCCATAGTTTTGTTGGAGAgaagattgaaaaatatcatAGCTCCATGTTCTATGTTACTGCTTCGCATTCATCAAAACTGAATATTTGTgcagcacaaaaaaaaaacgagacaAGTCAACGCCGCGaacaactatttatttatttatttcatttacaatagtattatttatCAAGTTAAAACGGGACCGGGTATCAGATGAGCagataattatttactattgatttaatataatctgttttcatttcaacataatttatttccttttcaatcACAGTCGTAACTTAGTTTCTTGAAAGGAATATGAGCCGGAACTTTAAATACgtcaaaatcttttatttctctttagaTAATTATCTTTCACTTGCGCAGTGACTGTGGGATATTACGTAATGAGCGTTCCTTACCTAGTGATCATACGACACCAGGCCGACTGTGTAGCACCGACCAATATACGacgtaataaaatataacatcacGGCAAATAGAATATTTCGCTTTCTAAATCCTGTCTTATTTACACAACCTTACGTTTATGTTTTCAACGtattcagaattttttaaaacataccaATAAAGTAAAGTTTAATTTCATTACTCCGATAACAAGaaaaactatatatcatatatcttAACTTATATAATGCTGGACAcggctgattctgcctttgtgaccagtgtagatcacgatcagcctgcacaccagtgcagtttgatcaagatctgcactgttcgcagtTCAGTCAGCGTTCCCTTGTAACAGTGAATagtaccgtccaaattgaaattgggacaagtttattatagcaatttagcatagtaagggtaaaactgtatatttcaacattttgagagGCTTAAAATTGAGTTGACCTCCTTTTGAATATTGTTactctttttatgaaaaaatacgtTCACGGAGTACATAGGGACGGGAGAGTAGAGGTCGAGGGTAGGTAGAGAAGAAACAGTCAGTTACATCGAGTTACCTGAAACAATGCCAACAGAATGTTTGCTTTGCATTTCATGCATTCACATTTACAAACAGAAACTGACTTTTTTCGGTCAGCtatgttttgatgtattttgtgaATATGTGTTTCATTCTGCAAACTGTTCTCCTTGaatatggaaattatttttaataattcatgatACACAgtgagtaaataaatcataaaaacggcaacattactattttactatttactaaagatataacATCTCCAAGCGTTTGACGCCGTAAATAATTCCAGAATccttaaaatgtaaatttacagCTGTTCATCAACATTTAGATgtagaaaacataattaaacgaTATTGGTTCAACCCAATAAAACACAGCTTGATCCGTTATATTATACCACTCCCATTCATTTGCACAAAGTTAAAAGGGTCCtctatttcagccaatcagatacAAGGGAGAAAGATAAGTCACACCTACAGGCATGACGTAATATGTAAAATAGACCCTCTTATACTTGTGCGTTGTttcaacaataaaagaatattctttttgacagaaatttttcGAAATGAGCTTGTTTATTGTCTAGGTTATGTTGTCGGTaagtaaattttatatagaataatgcggcaattataatataagaataaacatcaaatattatgtaatatttatccagagaattattgaaatatgGAGCGAAATGTGTTTTGGTAGTACCAAGACGAAATTGTCATATTAAAATGGATCAGATAtgcaaaatttgggaaaatattaaaaatttatttattatatcaaaatacccgGAGTAATATTTTGTTGCTCATGTTATGTTGGTATTATTATATCCAGCTTTCCTTAaggaaaaaaaaggaaagaaaagaaacaGTTATACGTTTTAACACAAATACTGCGGTCAgattatttaaagatatatacaaGTGTGTCGGaagtttattgcttttaaattgtTTGGATCCTTGTTTACTTTTCTAAAGTCCGTCTGTTATAGAAGTGCTTATTGCGAGGGTCGTTATTTAATTTCcgcaaaaatgtaaatttaactgGTGTTTCGGTGTCGTTCTTCATTTCGTTCCttgaattataaaaaagaaacataaattaaatgGCAGTTATAACGAACTTTCAAGATGTAAAATCTGAttcgttgtaaaatatataaaattttcccgTTATTTTTACAAAGACCACCAGAATATACATTGACTAAAATTGTTTCGTGAATTACTTTGCATAAGAGGGACGTTAATATATGCTCTAACGTGCGTTGGGtgtgcttttattattattattattattattattattattattattattctcagTCTCAATTCCTACAAGACCAACGTACAAACTCGCGATTTACTATGCAAGTTATATTCACTCTCTAGAAGCTTGTCCCAGGTATTTCGTTCGTATGAGGTAACTTCAAAAACTACtcaaatatttatcattcttcaaaatatatgctataatatgagcaaagaaaatatacagacataaatgataataaaagaacaaGAGCGGTAAGAGAGTGTCTGATCGGTGGCAAGAttagtgaaataaatttattacataacattattgtattatttttatttagtaatttacTGATATACAACGGGTGACTTTAATATCAGGCATATAACGTTCACTGTTCTAAACAGAATGATTTTCGTCTTTACTGCCACAGGACCAAACTTGAATTCTGAAGAGTATGAAAAAGTGGAATTTCTCGAAAAATATTAATCAGTAAAAGTCTgcaaaagaaaatagaatttgaATTTCGCTCCATGGTattcaaatataaagaaaatataaaaaaataatatgaatcaaggcactgcctcaatcgggacttaaaggtagattttgtaataaaaaaaatactgcccatgcttgtactgatgtgcaagacattgcggttcggacaagttatgtggacgcttattacgcacaaggaaaaggcgtattcttccaaaaatccgaagtcagacgctctgtgcacgtgtcgGAAAGAAACATTTTCTTAATTCCTTCgctagtatatctcattcggtatatatcgtaTGTTACTGTagagggttcgatccccggccacgtcataccaaagacgtgaaatggcaccagtagttcccttgcttggcgctcagcattaaagggaaactggcttcatCTATAACATATCCTCTTGGCGGTGGAttcaatcaggaatgaggtgtcgagagtgattaatgtaagttgtagaacttgctttacaattgaccaaaaataaatgtataaactaaatgcGTATCACGCTGtgtaatcaaataaaataaataccaaaaaaaaaaaaaaaaaaaagaaaaaaaaacacacacatttaaaacatgaaaagaaaataagtacgatcgaatttcaaacatgttttgacttcttttcatattttacaagcGTGTTagcgaaaatattgcatctgatgtcAACACTATGAGAAATATTTCCATTTAAGACTgattaagaaacaaacaaacattccttATACCGTAACACATAATTAGATAAGAGTCTAAAGAGACTTTAAAACCTAATCTATCATTTGACATAACAATGTAATACAAggcaattcattgatgcaagcatcaaagacgccgccaagtgttgtgtctgaagtacatttattgcaatatgagaaatcacctaatcattactttattagtctgactggctacaagttatcaacattagcacataaaacaatatatgttataaactgtttaaaacatgaagaataaacatgatagaaaagttttaccatgcaatacaaatcctctacctgcaatgacattaatattgcgagtaggtggtccctttacatacaaaattaaagtaattatttcactaactaaggtcatctcctgtgaaaagttcttatatgcaggagcgtgtgtataaagtttcacagaaatgcagtttgttgggaaatgaggaaatgttgaaattattttcaaagttgtggttcacagaaaccattatttttattatcatgtaatgtaatgagtgtttcctatttactgatgaagttttatggaccttagtcacctacattatagatttcagaatgcagattatacacagcaatttactgtttcccttgacaaaaacaatcaaaaattttgtccaagaaaagaatgatataacataaataatctctatattgcccctattcacaaagcatgaatctttcttatatacttttgaataccatagaattcatttttttttcggacgaacgataaacttgaggtcctcgttgaactgtaaggttactaggagtatgtcagtgtctagttcaaatctaatattacaagaaatttagaaagcataataacccactgccaaagtgtagaaaatatttcaatgaaaatgttgttttttttattttattttatttcttttttgtcaggaatggacaaatacaaaaactatctattaaattaaaaacaaaaaagaaaaaaaaaaagaagcaagtaacaagatataataaaaccagagcaactgactagtcatataagatcaatgaacatataaattcaacaaggaattctattttaaagtcactgatgctttgataagttatggtcccatggcttttgatatttcgatctaaccacatttaaagaagtattaacttgtcactgacaaattcagccaagtgctctttagcctattgcacaccttagttgacagtgtatatctgtaaacaatgagtagatctatatgacacataagcaaaaaagaaaacaaaaaaaaaaaaaaaagaaagaaaaaagaaaaaaaaacaaatagaaataggaatttgcaaaagtgtgcgcattctgaaattacatcactgtat from Mercenaria mercenaria strain notata chromosome 11, MADL_Memer_1, whole genome shotgun sequence includes the following:
- the LOC128546583 gene encoding general transcription factor IIF subunit 1-like: MANTKQTKRKKIETLCPLCKHMIDEDKFVEHLLLCKKKSFCCVLCKLFFKKETYLNKHKKRVHGSTSDAFPGGSNIEQESGGKSCDILTDTVPKNMQDNKSGLEQESGDKRCNVSRNIVPEDKQDDDSSSNSDWDQDPDIEIDVETCEKQEQSQNTAKNDKAGENKDSRLVNDKRVGRIYRKRTNPNPVIAPVKVMKVTEEKAVVNTQSVDQNEMSGDLSDNDNIELSDREDRNELPENQGTEDSSVKKEKDGGQDDGVTVQHSNKVEEGCSVKYDLEKEKLEIEKRKLDLEIAKFEYKKSLLDKITDLASRI